From Thermoanaerobaculum aquaticum, the proteins below share one genomic window:
- a CDS encoding AAA family ATPase: MSGELSPSDAKPITQVIGESPVWSEDIVQLLERAKQVPEKDERLPLDGVLRQAVQEVFAQDPKLPSNLLLSAILAQRADPAVAAWLQNNKVVAKAIVSPVFRFLEDLRTRVQTLEQRLSEEVLGQENAIQMLVNAYWEACLGRKSEGPRGIFTFLGPPGVGKTLLAERFAAVLQEIEGERVAFRRFDMGSFAGPQNFEQLFGAEGFYKAARPGTLTGFVAENPRAVILLDEIEKA, encoded by the coding sequence TTGAGCGGAGAGCTTTCCCCTTCCGATGCGAAGCCGATTACGCAGGTGATCGGAGAGAGCCCGGTTTGGAGTGAGGACATTGTCCAGCTTCTGGAGCGTGCAAAGCAGGTTCCCGAGAAGGACGAGCGCCTGCCCTTGGACGGCGTTCTGCGCCAGGCGGTACAAGAGGTTTTCGCCCAGGATCCGAAGCTTCCATCGAATCTGCTGCTTTCGGCAATCCTGGCGCAGCGAGCTGACCCCGCCGTAGCTGCGTGGCTCCAAAACAACAAGGTGGTGGCGAAGGCTATTGTCTCTCCGGTGTTCCGATTCCTTGAGGACCTGCGAACCAGAGTTCAGACCTTAGAGCAGAGGTTGAGCGAAGAAGTCCTGGGGCAAGAAAATGCAATCCAAATGCTGGTGAACGCCTATTGGGAGGCGTGCCTGGGCAGGAAATCCGAAGGCCCCCGGGGCATTTTTACATTTCTCGGGCCGCCCGGAGTGGGGAAGACGCTCCTCGCGGAGCGTTTTGCTGCTGTCCTGCAAGAGATCGAAGGGGAGCGAGTTGCCTTCCGGCGGTTCGATATGGGTAGCTTTGCCGGCCCACAGAATTTTGAACAGCTGTTTGGGGCCGAGGGCTTTTACAAGGCGGCTCGTCCCGGGACCCTTACGGGTTTTGTGGCGGAAAATCCTCGAGCTGTGATCCTGCTGGACGAAATCGAAAAGGC